One stretch of Desulfovibrio sp. TomC DNA includes these proteins:
- a CDS encoding response regulator — translation MSDSVRILIVDDHGLMRQGLTALLVGHARYAVVGEASDVASAVTAVRELAPDVLLLDIGLGQGSGVEVLSRLEGVHPRPRVLVVTMHVRLDLVAECFRTGAMGYVVKDSAASSLLAGIDAVMRGERYLDATITPQVLMRLDEYAARRPQPRDPAYEGLTRREQQILRLLAEGRTPSAIAAELFVSKKTVENHRGNIFGKLGLTNLAELVHYAVRLGIVDLDDNPAQ, via the coding sequence ATGAGCGACAGCGTCAGGATTCTCATTGTCGACGATCATGGGCTGATGCGCCAGGGACTGACGGCGCTTTTGGTCGGCCATGCCCGGTATGCCGTGGTTGGGGAGGCGTCTGACGTGGCTTCGGCTGTAACGGCCGTCCGGGAATTGGCGCCGGATGTGCTGCTCCTTGATATCGGGCTGGGGCAGGGCAGCGGCGTCGAGGTTTTGAGTCGACTGGAAGGGGTGCATCCGCGTCCGAGAGTGCTTGTCGTCACCATGCACGTCCGCCTTGATCTCGTGGCCGAATGCTTCCGGACCGGGGCCATGGGGTATGTTGTCAAAGATTCGGCAGCATCAAGTCTGTTGGCCGGCATCGACGCGGTGATGCGCGGCGAACGCTACCTTGACGCGACTATTACGCCGCAGGTGCTCATGCGCCTGGACGAATACGCAGCCCGTCGGCCCCAGCCCCGTGACCCGGCCTATGAGGGGCTTACCCGGCGCGAACAGCAGATACTGCGCCTGTTGGCCGAGGGCAGAACTCCATCGGCCATCGCTGCAGAGCTGTTTGTATCCAAAAAAACCGTGGAAAATCATCGGGGCAATATTTTCGGCAAACTCGGCCTGACCAATCTGGCCGAACTGGTGCATTATGCTGTGCGCCTGGGCATTGTGGATCTGGATGACAATCCTGCCCAGTGA
- a CDS encoding sensor histidine kinase: MNAPAPPDPLAVVREAEHAKTVAALCERIKELDCLYEITRLSQRQDTALDDILAGACSVAARAWQYPAVTCVRVTIGGRNRATANWRRPVARQESPIRIQGESVGRIEVGYLDKCAEADEGPFLREERHLLDAVADHLGRIIEARKAEEQVLRLSRELIRAQETERQRIARELHDDVAQNLSLVRLSLDRLAVVPEAGVNPGSDCRDAIQESSARLGAAIASLRNLASDLLPPALDRLGLAEAASNLCRETAVRTGLVVEFSADGLEVARVDFETGLNLYRVLQEALANACRHSRCSRIVVRLIASHPLLLLRVDDDGMGFEPEVRLAEALGQKRMGLWSMGERVRLLGGRLRIRSRPGQGVRIKAEIPLGLGGA; this comes from the coding sequence ATGAACGCTCCTGCACCCCCCGATCCCCTTGCCGTCGTACGCGAAGCCGAACACGCCAAAACCGTGGCGGCGCTTTGTGAACGCATCAAGGAACTCGATTGTCTCTACGAGATCACGCGCCTGTCTCAGCGCCAGGATACCGCCCTGGACGACATCCTGGCCGGGGCATGCAGCGTGGCCGCCAGGGCCTGGCAGTATCCGGCCGTGACCTGCGTGCGGGTGACCATTGGCGGGCGCAACCGGGCTACAGCCAACTGGCGTCGACCCGTTGCCCGCCAGGAAAGCCCCATCCGTATTCAGGGCGAATCTGTCGGGCGTATCGAGGTGGGGTATCTGGACAAGTGCGCCGAGGCCGACGAGGGACCGTTTCTGCGCGAGGAACGCCATCTTCTCGACGCAGTGGCCGACCATCTTGGGCGCATCATCGAGGCCCGCAAAGCCGAGGAACAGGTGCTCCGCCTCTCCCGGGAACTTATCAGAGCCCAGGAAACCGAGCGCCAGCGCATCGCTCGGGAACTCCATGACGATGTGGCCCAGAATCTGTCCCTGGTCCGCCTATCCCTGGATCGGCTGGCTGTTGTGCCGGAGGCGGGCGTGAATCCGGGCTCGGACTGCCGGGACGCGATTCAGGAGAGTTCCGCTCGCCTGGGGGCGGCCATTGCCTCCCTGCGCAATCTGGCCAGCGACCTGCTCCCCCCGGCCCTTGACCGTCTGGGGCTGGCTGAGGCCGCCTCGAACCTCTGCCGCGAAACCGCTGTCCGCACCGGCTTGGTCGTGGAATTTTCCGCCGACGGGCTGGAGGTGGCACGGGTCGATTTTGAAACCGGGCTGAACCTGTATCGTGTGCTTCAGGAGGCCCTGGCTAATGCCTGCCGCCACAGCCGCTGTTCCCGGATTGTCGTTCGTCTGATTGCGTCCCATCCCCTGCTGCTGCTGCGTGTTGACGATGACGGCATGGGCTTTGAACCCGAGGTTCGACTGGCCGAGGCGCTGGGACAAAAGCGCATGGGCCTTTGGAGCATGGGGGAGCGGGTGCGCCTGCTCGGCGGCAGGTTGCGCATCCGGTCGCGGCCGGGGCAGGGGGTGCGGATCAAGGCCGAGATACCGCTTGGCCTGGGGGGAGCATGA
- a CDS encoding ADP-ribosylglycohydrolase family protein: protein MSDSAKAMVLGSFIGDALALGPHWEYDTTALAQRFGSVTGYIDPPEDSLHAGKKAGELTHYGDQTLVLLDSLAARGCFDLDDFAARWQQLFATYDGYVDGATRMTLNIFNFGEGPANSGSNSSDLAGAARVAPLVFALHGDLIALVEASRGQTKMTHNHARVIEAAEFFARTAWAVLGGKTPVAALELAAEAGYASAPISQWLRLGLASAGQETVEAIAGFGQTCHIDEAMPGVIHLIARYPRDLASCLTQNVMAGGDSAARGLLAGMVVGAAVGMAGLPKAWVGGLAAGKTIAEDLQIIAAH from the coding sequence ATGTCTGATTCGGCAAAAGCCATGGTTCTGGGCTCATTTATCGGCGACGCATTGGCGCTTGGGCCACATTGGGAATATGACACGACAGCCTTGGCCCAGCGATTTGGGTCGGTGACCGGGTATATCGACCCGCCCGAAGACAGCTTGCATGCCGGGAAAAAAGCCGGCGAGCTGACCCATTACGGGGATCAGACTTTGGTGTTGCTCGACTCCCTGGCCGCCCGGGGCTGCTTTGACCTGGATGATTTCGCCGCCCGCTGGCAGCAGCTTTTTGCGACCTACGACGGCTACGTCGATGGCGCTACCCGCATGACGCTCAACATATTCAACTTCGGCGAAGGACCAGCCAATTCCGGCTCCAATTCCAGTGATCTGGCCGGGGCGGCCCGGGTTGCGCCATTGGTTTTCGCGTTGCACGGCGACTTGATCGCCCTGGTGGAAGCGTCCCGAGGGCAGACCAAAATGACCCACAATCATGCCCGGGTCATTGAAGCCGCTGAATTTTTTGCCCGCACCGCCTGGGCTGTCCTTGGCGGCAAAACTCCGGTAGCTGCTCTGGAACTGGCGGCCGAGGCCGGATACGCCAGCGCCCCCATCAGCCAGTGGCTGCGCCTGGGACTGGCCTCGGCCGGTCAGGAGACGGTGGAAGCCATTGCCGGCTTTGGCCAGACCTGCCACATCGACGAGGCCATGCCCGGTGTGATTCATCTCATTGCCAGATACCCCCGTGATCTGGCTTCCTGCCTGACCCAAAACGTCATGGCCGGCGGCGACAGCGCAGCCCGGGGGCTGTTGGCCGGCATGGTTGTCGGCGCGGCTGTCGGCATGGCCGGACTGCCCAAAGCCTGGGTCGGGGGACTGGCCGCCGGGAAAACCATTGCCGAAGATTTGCAGATCATTGCGGCACATTGA